A DNA window from Saccopteryx bilineata isolate mSacBil1 unplaced genomic scaffold, mSacBil1_pri_phased_curated manual_scaffold_29, whole genome shotgun sequence contains the following coding sequences:
- the LOC136318299 gene encoding histone-lysine N-methyltransferase PRDM9-like isoform X2, which produces MDSEAARRKETEVKMYSLRERKGHVHQEVSKPQDDDYLYCEKCQNFFIDSCDVHGPPTFVKDSAVDKGYPNHAALTLPPGLRIRPSGIPEAGLGVWNEASALPVGLHFGPYQGRITEDEEAGNNGYSWQITKGRNCYQYVDGKDESWANWMRYVNCARDDEEQNLVAFQYHRQIFYRTCRIIRPDCELLVGYSDEFGQKLGIKCGSKQKRELAAAGEPKPEIHSCPSCFLAFSSQKFFTEHVKRSHPDEILPGTSTRKQLQSKDPCPEHPNQQQQHTDTHSWDDKAEAQEVKEKSRPLLKRTRQRSISRAFFKPPKGHMGSSSEQERMMQEVPSTGQEVNSVDTGKVSMGVGMSGFVAVKYGECGQDFEDMSHILRHHRTHSEEKPYVCRECERGFSWKSELLRHQRTHTGEKPYVCRVCKHGFAQKSYLLRHQRTHSGEKPYICRECERGFAQKSHLLRHQRTHSGEKPYVCRECERGFTCMSNLLSHQRTHTGEKPYVCRVCKHGFARKSYLFIHQRTHSGEKPYVCGVCKRGFARKSYLFIHQRTHSGEKPYVCRVCKRGFARKSHLLIHQRTHTGEKPYVCRLCERGFAWKSYLIIHQRTHSGEKPYVCRECERGFAQKSHLLRHQRTHSGEKPYVCRECERGFTWKSELLRHQRTHTGEKPYVCRVCKHGFARKSYLLIHQRTHTGEKPYVCRECERGFAQKSHLLIHQRTHSGEKPYVCRECERGFTCMSNLLSHQRTHTGQKPYVCRVCKHGFARKSYLFIHQRTHSGEKPYVCGVCKRGFARKSDLFIHQRTHSGEKPYVCGVCKRGFARKSDLFIHQRTHSGEKPYVCRVCKRGFARKSHLLIHQRTHTGEKPYVCRLCERGFAWKSYLIIHQRTHSGEKPYVCRECERGFAQKSHLVIHQRTHSGEKLYVCRVCEHGFARKSQLFRHQRIHSGEKPYVCKECERGFAQKAGLLIHQSTHFGEKPYVCRECERGFAQKSYLLRHQRTHSREKPYVCRECDQGFARKSHLLSHLRTHSGQEPYVCRECERGFARKFQLLRHQGIHSGEKPYVCRECKQGLT; this is translated from the exons ATGGACTCAGAGGCAGCGAG gagaaaggagactgaagtaaagatgtatagcctacgagaaagaaaaggccatgtgcACCAAGAGGTCAGCAAACCCCAGGATGATGACTACCTCT ATTGTGAGAAGTGTCAGAACTTCTTCATTGACAGTTGTGACGTGCATGGGCCccctacatttgtaaaagacagtgcagtggataaggggtATCCGAACCACgcagccctcactctgccccctggCTTGAGAATCAGACCATCGGGCATCCCTGAGGCTGGTCTTGGAGTGTGGAATGAGgcatctgctctgccagtgggtctgcactTTGGCCCTTATCAGGGCCGgatcacagaagatgaagaggcaggcaacAATGGATACTCCTGGCAG atCACTAAAGGGAGAAACTGCTATCAGTATGTGGATGGGAAGGATGAATCCTGGGCCAACTGGATGAG gtatgtgaactgtgcccgggatgatgaagagcagaacctggtggcctttcagtatcACAGGCAGATTTTCTACCGAACCTGTCGGATCATCAGGCCAGACTGTGAGCTGCTGGTTGGGTACAGTGATGAGtttggccagaagctgggcaTCAAGTGCGGCagcaagcagaagagagagcTCGCAGCAGCTGGAG AACCAAAGCCAGAAATACATTCGTGTCCCTCATGCTTTCTGGCCTTCTCCAGTCAGAAATTCTTCACAGAGCACGTGAAACGCAGTCACCCCGATGAGATTCTCCCAGGAACATCTACAAGAAAACAGCTCCAATCAAAGGATCCCTGCCCAGAGCATCCAAATCAGCAGCAGCAACATACTGATACACATAGCTGGGATGACAAAGCTGAAGCTCAAGAggtcaaagaaaagtccagaCCTTTGCTAAAAAGGACCAGGCAGAGGAGTATTTCAAGGGCCTTTTTCAAACCTCCTAAAGGACACATGGGAAgctctagtgagcaagagagaatgatgCAGGAAGTGCCCAGCACAGGCCAGGAAGTAAATTCAGTGGACACAGGGAAAGTATCTATGGGAGTGGGAATGTCAGGATTTGTAGCTGTCAAGTATGGAGAGTGTGGGCAAGACTTTGAAGATATGTCACATATTCTCAGACACCACAGGACACACTCagaggagaagccctatgtttgcagggagtgtgaacgaggctttTCATGGAAGTCAgagctcctcagacaccagaggacacacacaggggagaaaccctatgtttgcagggtgtgCAAGCATGGCTTTGCACAGAAGTcatatctcctcagacaccaaaggacacactcaggggagaaaccctatatttgcagggagtgtgagcgaggctttgctcagaagtcacatctcctcagacaccaaaggacacactcaggggagaaaccctatgtttgcagggagtgtgaacgaggctttaCATGTATGTCAAATCTCCTCAGccaccagaggacacacacaggggagaaaccctatgtttgcagggtgtgCAAGCATGGCTTTGCACGGAAGTCATATCTcttcatacaccagaggacacattcaggggagaaaccctatgtttgtgGTGTGTGCAAGCGTGGCTTTGCACGGAAGTCATATCTcttcatacaccagaggacacattcaggggagaaaccctatgtttgcagggtgtgCAAGCGTGGCTTTGCAcggaagtcacatctcctcatacaccagaggacacacacaggggagaagccctatgtttgcaggttGTGCGAGCGTGGCTTTGCATGGAAGTCATATCTcatcatacaccagaggacacactcaggggagaaacctTATGTTTGCAGGGAATGTGAGCGAGGCTTTGcacagaagtcacatctcctcagacaccaaaggacacactcaggggagaaaccctatgtttgcagggagtgtgaacgaggctttaCATGGAAGTCAgagctcctcagacaccagaggacacacacaggagagaaaccctatgtttgcagggtgtgTAAGCATGGCTTTGCACGGAAGTCATATCTCCTCATACACCAAAGGACAcacacaggggagaaaccctatgtttgcagggagtgtgagcgaggctttgcacagaagtcacatctcctcatacaccaaaggacacactcaggggagaaaccctatgtttgcagggagtgtgaacgaggctttaCATGTATGTCAAATCTCCTCAGccaccagaggacacacacagggcagaagccctatgtttgcagggtgtgCAAGCATGGCTTTGCACGGAAGTCATATCTcttcatacaccagaggacacactcaggggagaaaccctatgtttgtgGTGTGTGCAAGCGTGGCTTTGCACGGAAGTCAGATCTcttcatacaccagaggacacattcaggggagaaaccctatgtttgcggTGTGTGCAAGCGTGGCTTTGCACGGAAGTCAGATCTcttcatacaccagaggacacattcaggggagaaaccctatgtttgcagggtgtgCAAGCGTGGCTTTGCAcggaagtcacatctcctcatacaccagaggacacacacaggggagaagccctatgtttgcaggttGTGCGAGCGTGGCTTTGCATGGAAGTCATATCTcatcatacaccagaggacacactcaggggagaaacctTATGTTTGCAGGGAATGTGAGCGAGGCTTTGCACAGAAGTCACATCTtgtcatacaccagaggacacactcaggtgAGAAACTCTATGTTTGCAGGGTGTGTGAGCACGGCTTTGCAAGGAAGTCACAGCTCTTCAGACACCAGAgaatacactcaggggagaagccctatgtttgcaaggagtgtgagcgaggctttgcaCAGAAGGCAGgtctcctcatacaccagagtACACACtttggggagaagccctatgtttgcagggagtgtgagcgagggtTTGCCCAGAAATCATATCTCCTaagacaccagagaacacactcaagggagaagccctatgtttgcagggagtgtgaccAAGGCTTTGCACGGAAGTCTCATCTCCTCTCACAcctgaggacacactcagggcagGAGCCCTATGTTTgtagggagtgtgagcgaggctttgcaAGGAAATTCCAGCTCCTGAGACACCAGGgaatacactcaggggagaagccttatGTTTGTAGGGAGTGCAAACAAGGCTTAACATAG
- the LOC136318299 gene encoding histone-lysine N-methyltransferase PRDM9-like isoform X3: MKIGTRRKETEVKMYSLRERKGHVHQEVSKPQDDDYLYCEKCQNFFIDSCDVHGPPTFVKDSAVDKGYPNHAALTLPPGLRIRPSGIPEAGLGVWNEASALPVGLHFGPYQGRITEDEEAGNNGYSWQITKGRNCYQYVDGKDESWANWMRYVNCARDDEEQNLVAFQYHRQIFYRTCRIIRPDCELLVGYSDEFGQKLGIKCGSKQKRELAAAGEPKPEIHSCPSCFLAFSSQKFFTEHVKRSHPDEILPGTSTRKQLQSKDPCPEHPNQQQQHTDTHSWDDKAEAQEVKEKSRPLLKRTRQRSISRAFFKPPKGHMGSSSEQERMMQEVPSTGQEVNSVDTGKVSMGVGMSGFVAVKYGECGQDFEDMSHILRHHRTHSEEKPYVCRECERGFSWKSELLRHQRTHTGEKPYVCRVCKHGFAQKSYLLRHQRTHSGEKPYICRECERGFAQKSHLLRHQRTHSGEKPYVCRECERGFTCMSNLLSHQRTHTGEKPYVCRVCKHGFARKSYLFIHQRTHSGEKPYVCGVCKRGFARKSYLFIHQRTHSGEKPYVCRVCKRGFARKSHLLIHQRTHTGEKPYVCRLCERGFAWKSYLIIHQRTHSGEKPYVCRECERGFAQKSHLLRHQRTHSGEKPYVCRECERGFTWKSELLRHQRTHTGEKPYVCRVCKHGFARKSYLLIHQRTHTGEKPYVCRECERGFAQKSHLLIHQRTHSGEKPYVCRECERGFTCMSNLLSHQRTHTGQKPYVCRVCKHGFARKSYLFIHQRTHSGEKPYVCGVCKRGFARKSDLFIHQRTHSGEKPYVCGVCKRGFARKSDLFIHQRTHSGEKPYVCRVCKRGFARKSHLLIHQRTHTGEKPYVCRLCERGFAWKSYLIIHQRTHSGEKPYVCRECERGFAQKSHLVIHQRTHSGEKLYVCRVCEHGFARKSQLFRHQRIHSGEKPYVCKECERGFAQKAGLLIHQSTHFGEKPYVCRECERGFAQKSYLLRHQRTHSREKPYVCRECDQGFARKSHLLSHLRTHSGQEPYVCRECERGFARKFQLLRHQGIHSGEKPYVCRECKQGLT, translated from the exons AAccaggagaaaggagactgaagtaaagatgtatagcctacgagaaagaaaaggccatgtgcACCAAGAGGTCAGCAAACCCCAGGATGATGACTACCTCT ATTGTGAGAAGTGTCAGAACTTCTTCATTGACAGTTGTGACGTGCATGGGCCccctacatttgtaaaagacagtgcagtggataaggggtATCCGAACCACgcagccctcactctgccccctggCTTGAGAATCAGACCATCGGGCATCCCTGAGGCTGGTCTTGGAGTGTGGAATGAGgcatctgctctgccagtgggtctgcactTTGGCCCTTATCAGGGCCGgatcacagaagatgaagaggcaggcaacAATGGATACTCCTGGCAG atCACTAAAGGGAGAAACTGCTATCAGTATGTGGATGGGAAGGATGAATCCTGGGCCAACTGGATGAG gtatgtgaactgtgcccgggatgatgaagagcagaacctggtggcctttcagtatcACAGGCAGATTTTCTACCGAACCTGTCGGATCATCAGGCCAGACTGTGAGCTGCTGGTTGGGTACAGTGATGAGtttggccagaagctgggcaTCAAGTGCGGCagcaagcagaagagagagcTCGCAGCAGCTGGAG AACCAAAGCCAGAAATACATTCGTGTCCCTCATGCTTTCTGGCCTTCTCCAGTCAGAAATTCTTCACAGAGCACGTGAAACGCAGTCACCCCGATGAGATTCTCCCAGGAACATCTACAAGAAAACAGCTCCAATCAAAGGATCCCTGCCCAGAGCATCCAAATCAGCAGCAGCAACATACTGATACACATAGCTGGGATGACAAAGCTGAAGCTCAAGAggtcaaagaaaagtccagaCCTTTGCTAAAAAGGACCAGGCAGAGGAGTATTTCAAGGGCCTTTTTCAAACCTCCTAAAGGACACATGGGAAgctctagtgagcaagagagaatgatgCAGGAAGTGCCCAGCACAGGCCAGGAAGTAAATTCAGTGGACACAGGGAAAGTATCTATGGGAGTGGGAATGTCAGGATTTGTAGCTGTCAAGTATGGAGAGTGTGGGCAAGACTTTGAAGATATGTCACATATTCTCAGACACCACAGGACACACTCagaggagaagccctatgtttgcagggagtgtgaacgaggctttTCATGGAAGTCAgagctcctcagacaccagaggacacacacaggggagaaaccctatgtttgcagggtgtgCAAGCATGGCTTTGCACAGAAGTcatatctcctcagacaccaaaggacacactcaggggagaaaccctatatttgcagggagtgtgagcgaggctttgctcagaagtcacatctcctcagacaccaaaggacacactcaggggagaaaccctatgtttgcagggagtgtgaacgaggctttaCATGTATGTCAAATCTCCTCAGccaccagaggacacacacaggggagaaaccctatgtttgcagggtgtgCAAGCATGGCTTTGCACGGAAGTCATATCTcttcatacaccagaggacacattcaggggagaaaccctatgtttgtgGTGTGTGCAAGCGTGGCTTTGCACGGAAGTCATATCTcttcatacaccagaggacacattcaggggagaaaccctatgtttgcagggtgtgCAAGCGTGGCTTTGCAcggaagtcacatctcctcatacaccagaggacacacacaggggagaagccctatgtttgcaggttGTGCGAGCGTGGCTTTGCATGGAAGTCATATCTcatcatacaccagaggacacactcaggggagaaacctTATGTTTGCAGGGAATGTGAGCGAGGCTTTGcacagaagtcacatctcctcagacaccaaaggacacactcaggggagaaaccctatgtttgcagggagtgtgaacgaggctttaCATGGAAGTCAgagctcctcagacaccagaggacacacacaggagagaaaccctatgtttgcagggtgtgTAAGCATGGCTTTGCACGGAAGTCATATCTCCTCATACACCAAAGGACAcacacaggggagaaaccctatgtttgcagggagtgtgagcgaggctttgcacagaagtcacatctcctcatacaccaaaggacacactcaggggagaaaccctatgtttgcagggagtgtgaacgaggctttaCATGTATGTCAAATCTCCTCAGccaccagaggacacacacagggcagaagccctatgtttgcagggtgtgCAAGCATGGCTTTGCACGGAAGTCATATCTcttcatacaccagaggacacactcaggggagaaaccctatgtttgtgGTGTGTGCAAGCGTGGCTTTGCACGGAAGTCAGATCTcttcatacaccagaggacacattcaggggagaaaccctatgtttgcggTGTGTGCAAGCGTGGCTTTGCACGGAAGTCAGATCTcttcatacaccagaggacacattcaggggagaaaccctatgtttgcagggtgtgCAAGCGTGGCTTTGCAcggaagtcacatctcctcatacaccagaggacacacacaggggagaagccctatgtttgcaggttGTGCGAGCGTGGCTTTGCATGGAAGTCATATCTcatcatacaccagaggacacactcaggggagaaacctTATGTTTGCAGGGAATGTGAGCGAGGCTTTGCACAGAAGTCACATCTtgtcatacaccagaggacacactcaggtgAGAAACTCTATGTTTGCAGGGTGTGTGAGCACGGCTTTGCAAGGAAGTCACAGCTCTTCAGACACCAGAgaatacactcaggggagaagccctatgtttgcaaggagtgtgagcgaggctttgcaCAGAAGGCAGgtctcctcatacaccagagtACACACtttggggagaagccctatgtttgcagggagtgtgagcgagggtTTGCCCAGAAATCATATCTCCTaagacaccagagaacacactcaagggagaagccctatgtttgcagggagtgtgaccAAGGCTTTGCACGGAAGTCTCATCTCCTCTCACAcctgaggacacactcagggcagGAGCCCTATGTTTgtagggagtgtgagcgaggctttgcaAGGAAATTCCAGCTCCTGAGACACCAGGgaatacactcaggggagaagccttatGTTTGTAGGGAGTGCAAACAAGGCTTAACATAG